A single region of the Lactobacillus xylocopicola genome encodes:
- a CDS encoding phosphate/phosphite/phosphonate ABC transporter substrate-binding protein — MSKIKKVWLTLMVLLVAVGTVACSTKKPSSTADNATPKELKVQFVPSVGANKLEDRAKPLEKLLSKRLGIPVHISMSTDYNGLVEAMKSKQVDVGFLPSDGYIMAHQQGAADLLLQAVRYGIKQPGGQATKKLVNSYRGEILVKRGSAIKRWQDLKGKSISVADVTSDSGYVFPVAELKQRGLDIPKSCKVVTVKGADQAVINVLNGDTDAAFTFEDARNNVKEDIPGIMNKVVPIYFTKQIPNDTISVVPSMSKAFRQKLAKAFIAIGKSKEGKAIIEKVYTHEGYVRAKDSDYDIIRKYNKIVSAIRK, encoded by the coding sequence ATGTCTAAGATCAAAAAAGTTTGGTTAACGTTGATGGTATTGCTAGTAGCAGTGGGGACTGTGGCCTGCTCAACCAAAAAGCCGTCATCAACTGCCGATAATGCCACACCTAAAGAGCTCAAGGTGCAATTTGTCCCTAGCGTTGGTGCCAATAAACTTGAAGACCGGGCTAAGCCTCTAGAGAAATTGCTCTCTAAACGGCTAGGAATTCCGGTCCACATTTCTATGTCAACTGACTATAATGGCTTGGTTGAAGCGATGAAGTCCAAGCAAGTGGACGTGGGCTTTTTACCATCAGATGGTTACATCATGGCCCACCAGCAGGGTGCTGCAGACCTGCTGCTACAAGCTGTTCGTTACGGGATCAAGCAACCAGGTGGCCAGGCCACTAAAAAACTGGTTAATTCTTATCGCGGTGAGATCTTGGTAAAACGGGGCTCGGCCATCAAGCGCTGGCAGGATCTGAAAGGGAAGTCGATTTCGGTGGCTGATGTTACTTCAGATTCCGGCTACGTCTTCCCGGTTGCTGAACTAAAGCAACGCGGTCTGGATATTCCTAAGAGTTGTAAGGTGGTTACAGTTAAGGGAGCTGATCAAGCCGTCATCAATGTTCTCAATGGGGACACAGATGCCGCCTTTACCTTTGAAGACGCACGTAACAACGTGAAGGAAGATATTCCTGGAATAATGAATAAAGTGGTGCCAATCTACTTTACTAAGCAGATTCCCAATGACACTATTTCAGTTGTGCCGAGCATGTCAAAGGCCTTTCGGCAAAAGTTGGCTAAGGCCTTTATTGCGATTGGTAAGTCCAAAGAGGGCAAGGCAATTATTGAAAAAGTCTACACCCATGAGGGCTATGTTAGAGCCAAAGACAGTGACTATGACATTATCCGCAAATACAATAAGATCGTATCAGCAATTAGAAAATAA
- a CDS encoding universal stress protein, whose translation MKKDKILVPVDGSESAERSFDKAVKIAMGENAHIDILNVIDTRHFLGKMQDTLITSDTVYQMTEDASKYLKSLKDWAYNNFNFDDIDYHVRYGSPKAVISRDFIKDHHNNLIIMGATGLNVVERMLMGSVTAYVNQHALADVLIVRTDMDNKLVK comes from the coding sequence ATGAAAAAAGATAAAATTTTAGTTCCCGTTGATGGCTCTGAATCAGCGGAAAGATCTTTTGACAAAGCAGTCAAAATTGCAATGGGGGAAAATGCTCATATTGATATTTTGAATGTGATTGATACTAGACATTTTTTGGGAAAAATGCAAGATACGCTGATTACGAGTGACACGGTTTATCAAATGACGGAAGATGCTAGCAAATACTTGAAGAGTCTGAAAGACTGGGCCTATAACAACTTTAACTTTGATGACATTGACTACCATGTCCGTTATGGTAGTCCCAAGGCGGTTATTTCCCGTGACTTCATCAAGGATCATCACAACAACCTGATTATTATGGGCGCAACTGGCCTAAATGTAGTTGAAAGAATGTTGATGGGTTCGGTAACAGCGTATGTCAACCAACACGCTCTAGCCGATGTTTTGATTGTAAGAACTGATATGGACAATAAACTAGTCAAGTAA